In the Theobroma cacao cultivar B97-61/B2 chromosome 1, Criollo_cocoa_genome_V2, whole genome shotgun sequence genome, one interval contains:
- the LOC18611257 gene encoding BTB/POZ domain-containing protein At5g67385: protein MVDLDQEETAPSSLNMSSKKKELLSTAMKRTSEWIFSQEIPSDVTVQVGGASFSLHKFPLVSKCGFIRKVVSESNDADVSVIEIPDVPGGADSFELAAKFCYGINFEISTENIAMLRCAAEYLEMTEDYAVGNLVGRTEAYLNEVALKSLAGAVSVLHTSENLLPLAEKVKLVSRCIDAIAYLACKESQFCMSGRSESGNESAISSTISNSKPIVDWWAEDLAVLRIDIFQRVLVAMIARGFKQYALGPVLMLYAQKALRGLEIFGKGRKKIEPRQEHEKRVVLETIVSLLPREKNAMSVSFLSVLLRAAIYLETTVACRLDLEKRMALQLGQAVLDDLLIPSYSFTGDTLFDVDTVQRIMMNYLEYETEGTHFGYKEEDEYISPPPSDMERVGKLMESYLAEIASDRNLSVSKFIGLAELIPEQSRVTEDGMYRAIDIYLKAHPTISDLERKKVCSLMDCQKLSREACAHAAQNDRLPVQTVVQVLYYEQQRLRDVMNGSISSGDSPAISSRVNLYTADIHPVSDELSSLKRENEDLKLELVKMKMRLKEIEKSSSVKSAVSSPMGIILPSSDKPPLPRKSFMNSVSKKLGRLYPFVRSDGVSPSSAKGRTRPSKDRRHSIS, encoded by the exons ATGGTGGATCTTGATCAGGAGGAAACTGCACCCTCCAGTCTTAACATGTCCTCTAAAAAGAAGGAGCTTCTGTCCACAGCCATGAAGAGAACCAGCGAGTG GATTTTCTCTCAGGAGATTCCCAGTGATGTCACTGTTCAAGTTGGGGGAGCTTCTTTTTCACTGCACAAG TTTCCCTTAGTCTCTAAGTGTGGATTCATAAGGAAAGTGGTATCAGAATCCAATGATGCTGATGTTTCAGTCATAGAAATTCCTGATGTTCCGGGTGGAGCAGATTCATTTGAACTTGCAGCTAAATTCTGTTATGGGATAAATTTTGAGATAAGCACAGAAAACATTGCCATGCTACGATGTGCGGCAGAGTATCTTGAGATGACTGAGGACTATGCGGTTGGAAACCTTGTGGGAAGAACCGAAGCCTACTTGAATGAAGTGGCACTTAAGAGTCTAGCAGGAGCAGTTTCTGTGTTACATACGTCAGAAAACCTACTCCCCCTTGCAGAGAAAGTTAAATTGGTGAGCCGGTGCATAGATGCGATAGCATATTTAGCTTGCAAAGAGAGCCAGTTTTGTATGTCTGGCAGGTCCGAGAGTGGCAATGAGAGTGCAATTTCTTCAACAATTTCTAACTCGAAACCTATTGTTGACTGGTGGGCTGAAGATTTAGCTGTTCTTAGAATTGACATCTTCCAAAGGGTTCTGGTTGCAATGATAGCAAGAGGGTTTAAACAATATGCTCTTGGTCCTGTGCTTATGCTTTATGCACAGAAAGCTCTTAGAGGTTTG gaaatatttggaaaggggAGGAAGAAAATTGAGCCACGACAAGAACATGAGAAGAGGGTTGTCTTAGAAACCATTGTGAGTCTTCTGCCAAGGGAGAAAAATGCTATGTCTGTAAGCTTTCTATCTGTGCTGCTTCGTGCAGCAATATACCTCGAAACAACTGTTGCTTGTCGACTTGATTTAGAGAAAAGGATGGCCTTGCAATTAGGACAGGCTGTTTTGGATGATCTCTTGATTCCCTCCTATTCTTTTACTGGGGATACTTTGTTTGATGTAGACACGGTACAGCGGATCATGATGAATTACCTAGAATATGAAACTGAAGGGACCCATTTTGGCTACAAAGAAGAAGATGAGTATATTTCTCCTCCACCAAGTGATATGGAAAGGGTGGGAAAGCTAATGGAGAGCTATCTAGCTGAGATAGCCTCTGACCGCAATCTATCTGTCTCAAAATTCATTGGCCTCGCTGAACTCATTCCAGAACAATCGAGGGTAACAGAGGATGGGATGTATAGAGCCATAGATATCTACCTCAAG GCTCACCCCACTATATCTGACTTGGAGAGGAAGAAAGTTTGCAGCTTGATGGATTGCCAGAAACTCTCTCGGGAGGCCTGTGCTCATGCTGCTCAGAACGACCGTCTTCCGGTCCAGACCGTGGTTCAAGTACTTTACTATGAGCAACAACGCCTTCGAGATGTCATGAACGGAAGCATCTCAAGTGGAGATTCCCCTGCCATTTCTTCCAGAGTGAATTTATACACCGCAGATATCCACCCAGTTTCAGATGAACTTTCGAGCTTAAAAAGAGAGAATGAGGACCTGAAACTAGAGCtggtgaaaatgaaaatgagattgaaagaaatagaaaaatcaTCATCAGTTAAATCAGCAGTAAGCAGTCCTATGGGAATTATTCTGCCATCATCTGATAAGCCGCCTTTGCCAAGAAAATCATTCATGAATTCAGTTTCTAAGAAACTTGGACGGCTTTATCCTTTTGTGCGCTCTGATGGAGTTTCACCTTCCAGTGCCAAAGGTCGAACAAGACCCAGCAAAGATAGGCGGCACTCCATATCTTGA